Proteins encoded by one window of Arachis ipaensis cultivar K30076 chromosome B04, Araip1.1, whole genome shotgun sequence:
- the LOC107636012 gene encoding uncharacterized protein LOC107636012 has product MIDGLAMEVGDGRSTRFWEDTWLQTGKLKDSFPRLFLISNQRRSVIGDCGFWDGIEWVWHLQWRRELRQWETDTLNQLLNVLQSVRLIADIQDRVVWKFDKECVYSTNSFVQVLQEETLDEEFLQFKFTKEVWCAWISAFGQTWIVPSTLKEHFESWRSVPMRKERRKNWLIGFFSVIWIIWLRRNDAIFQSKTTGVGDCVEQSFSCAKEWCFLEKLRISILGKSLLLFHLQRRADTSPSTAYAYSCSVSQLGYTQGGRPPTSSELVSQMFRV; this is encoded by the exons ATGATTGATGGGCTGGCCATGGAAGTAGGTGATGGAAGATCCACCAGATTTTGGGAGGATACTTGGTTACAAACGGGAAAGCTTAAAGACTCCTTTCCGAGACTATTCTTGATTTCAAACCAAAGAAGATCGGTAattggggattgtgggttttgggatgggatagagtgggtGTGGCACTTACAGTGGAGAAGAGAATTGAGACAATGGGAGACTGATACACTGAACCAACTGCTTAATGTCTTGCAATCTGTTAGACTGATAGCGGACATACAAGACAGAGTGGTGTGGAAATTTGATAAGGAATGTGTTTATTCAACTAATTCATTTGTTCAAGTTTTGCAGGAAGAGACTTTGGATGAGGAGTTTCTGCAGTTCAAGTTCACCAAGGAG gtgtggtgtgcttggataTCGGCGTTTGGACAGACATGGATTGTTCCTAGTACGTTGAAGGAGCATTTTGAAAGTTGGAGATCCGTGCCAATGAGAAAAGAGAGGCGCAAAAATTGGCTAATTGGGTTCTTTTCAGTTATATGGATTATCTGGTTACGCAGGAACGATGCCATATTTCAGAGTAAGACAACAGGGGTTGGTGACTGTGTAGAGCAATCATTCTCATGTGCTAAGGAATG GTGCTTTTTAGAAAAGCTAAGAATCAGTATACTTGGAAAGAGTTTGCTGCTATTCCACCTTCAA CGGCGTGCTGATACTTCTCCTTCAACCGCTTATGCTTATTCTTGCAGTGTTTCGCAGTTAGGGTACACCCAGGGAGGAAGGCCTCCAACATCTTCAGAGCTAGTTTCTCAAATGTTCCGGGTTTAA